DNA sequence from the Streptomyces sp. NBC_01497 genome:
GCAGCAGCGGCCGTACGCCCTCCGCCGCGAGCGCGGTGCGGACCAGGTCGCCGTACGGGCCGGTGCCGTGCAGCCCGGCGAAGACCGTCTCCGCGCCGAGCCGGCCCGCGGCGACGAGCGTGTTGAAGCCGCCGCCCGCCGTCAGTTCGGTCCGGGTGCCGATGACGTCGCCGCCGCGCTCCGGCAGTGCGGGCACCTCGATGACCAGGTCGGCGATGACGTTGCCCGCCAGGATCAGCTGCCCGCTCACCGGCGTGCCCCTTCAAGGCCGGCTGCCGCGGGGGCCGGCTCCTCGGGCGCCCGTACCGGACGCCGGCCGAACACCCCGTAGACGAGCGCGCCCACGGCCATGGCGATCGCCCAGCCGAGCCCGTTCGTGCCGAGCCAGGTGTGCGCCCAGGGCCCCGCGAACCAGACGTCGTCCGCACTCGTCGAGGCCTCCGTGAACAGGAGTCCCATCACGATCGCGGCGGCCCAGGCCAGCACGGCCGGGACGTGGAAGCCGCCGGTGTACCAGTAGCGGCTGGTGCGGGTGGTGTCCATCAGCCCGTCGGGGTCGTAGGTGCGCCCGCGCCCCGAGTCGACCAGGATGACCCCGACCCACGCCGAGATCGGTACCGCGAGGAGCGTCAGGAACGTCGAGAACGGACCGTAGAAGTCCTTCGCGATGAGCATGAAGTACACGCCGCCGAGGAACATCAGCACGACGTCCACGGTCACCGCGAGGTGGCGCCGGACCTTCAGCCCCAGGGTCAGCATGGTCAGGCCCGCCGAGTACGTCGACAGGTGGTTCGACATCAGCAGCCCCCCGAAGGCCGCGATGAGGTACGGCACGGCCATCCACGACGGCAGCATGCCGTTGATCGCGGAGACCGGGTCGGACGCGCTCGCCAGGGTCTTGTCCCCGGCCGACAGCAGCGAACCGAGCGAGATCAGCAGGACCAGCGGGATGCCCGCGCCGAACGCGGACGCCGTCACCAGCCGTCCCGCGGGCAGTTTGCGCGGCAGGTAGCGGGCGTAGTCCGCACCGGCGTTGGCCCAGCCGATGCCCGTACCGGCCGCGATGAAGCCGATACCGGCGACGACGCTGCTGGCCGGTCCCGCGTGCACGCCGAGGACCTTGTTCCAGTCGACGGTCGCGACGAGGAAGCCCATCACGATCAGGTTCAGCACGCCGAAGAGGATCGTCGCCCACTTGTTGATCCACATGATGGTGGCGTGGCCGAGACCGCTGATCAGCAGCGTGCAGCCGATGAAGACGAGCAGGCAGATGATCGTCAGCACGGTGTTCTGGTGCCAGCCGAAGATCCACTGGACGAGGGCGAGCAGCGCGTACGCGGCCGTCGTGGTCGTGATCGTCTCCCAGCCCACCCGGCTGAGCCAGCTGATGAGGGTGGGGCCCGCGTTGCCGCGCTGCCCGAACACCGCCCGGGACAGCGTCAGCGCGGGCGCGCCGCCCTTCTTGCCGGCCAGGCTGAGGATGCCGACCAGGGCGAACGACCCGACGGATCCGATGGTGGCGACCAGGATGGCCTGCCAGATGTTCAGGCCGCGGAACGCCACGAGGGTGGCGCCGAGCGGCAGCCCGAGGATGGA
Encoded proteins:
- a CDS encoding purine-cytosine permease family protein; the protein is MTASTTNDHVGAGDQAAGREQVGAIETRGIEPVPDNERHGHASQMFWTWFAANISILGLPLGATLVAFRGLNIWQAILVATIGSVGSFALVGILSLAGKKGGAPALTLSRAVFGQRGNAGPTLISWLSRVGWETITTTTAAYALLALVQWIFGWHQNTVLTIICLLVFIGCTLLISGLGHATIMWINKWATILFGVLNLIVMGFLVATVDWNKVLGVHAGPASSVVAGIGFIAAGTGIGWANAGADYARYLPRKLPAGRLVTASAFGAGIPLVLLISLGSLLSAGDKTLASASDPVSAINGMLPSWMAVPYLIAAFGGLLMSNHLSTYSAGLTMLTLGLKVRRHLAVTVDVVLMFLGGVYFMLIAKDFYGPFSTFLTLLAVPISAWVGVILVDSGRGRTYDPDGLMDTTRTSRYWYTGGFHVPAVLAWAAAIVMGLLFTEASTSADDVWFAGPWAHTWLGTNGLGWAIAMAVGALVYGVFGRRPVRAPEEPAPAAAGLEGARR